In a genomic window of Gemella haemolysans ATCC 10379:
- the trxA gene encoding thioredoxin: MREITDKEFFELSKTDSVKVFDFWAPWCGPCRMLAPVLEEVAGEFSNIEFYKVNVDENQEAAGEFGIMSIPTLLIMKNGEVLEEKTGYQPKEALVELLSKF; encoded by the coding sequence ATGAGAGAAATCACAGATAAAGAATTTTTTGAATTATCAAAAACTGATAGTGTAAAAGTATTTGACTTTTGGGCACCATGGTGTGGTCCATGTAGAATGTTAGCTCCAGTATTAGAAGAAGTTGCTGGCGAATTTTCAAACATCGAATTCTACAAAGTTAATGTTGATGAAAATCAAGAAGCTGCTGGTGAATTTGGAATTATGTCAATTCCTACACTATTAATCATGAAAAATGGTGAAGTACTAGAAGAAAAAACTGGATACCAACCAAAAGAAGCATTAGTAGAATTACTATCTAAATTCTAA